Proteins encoded together in one Cataglyphis hispanica isolate Lineage 1 chromosome 17, ULB_Chis1_1.0, whole genome shotgun sequence window:
- the LOC126855800 gene encoding uncharacterized protein LOC126855800, with protein MSTATVRQLRDVLEPSRRTRGTTESPVMVVPANSSATAHNMDVRIVQNWLNRLPDGWNSPQSPDELIIQKRGRRKSIVWSPDLKTYKRHSLFSLSSKDQTPIKSSTKSNMALRDAAKKRLSLGDTYQSEFSTPKSKKALLSSRMSLNATNTTRQRSDDNLVNGLRDLSHEQLIRLIMELVYAQEDGTLRENEKLRYILSKKISDADIQPFIEKLIILRQNIYASLVFSPNLNDESAYNCAYIHLDAFQKALVDQGRILQESQHWVSLMHYVLESWKIIRELPKWENQDLCNITCKCLQSMSQFCAETIRRGKFETSTLEIYIESLKTIVEECEEFQICLQMAKEAKHET; from the exons ATGAGTACCGCAACCGTGAGACAACTCCGTGACGTGCTGGAACCATCTCGTCGCACAAGAGGTACTACAGAGAGCCCGGTGATGGTAGTTCCCGCCAATTCTTCAG CCACGGCTCACAACATGGATGTAAGAATAGTGCAGAATTGGTTGAACAGACTTCCCGATGGTTGGAACTCACCGCAGAGTCCCGATGAACTTATCATTCAAAAGAGAGGTCGACGCAAGTCTATAGTATGGTCTCCTGATCTCAAGACATATAAACGACATAGTTTGTTTAG TTTGAGTTCCAAAGATCAGACACCAATTAAAAGTTCAACGAAATCAAATATGGCGTTAAGAGATGCAGCTAAAAAGCGACTTTCTCTTGGCGATACTTATCAGTCTGAGTTTTCTACACCAAAAAGCAAAAAAGCATTATTGTCCTCTCGAATGTCACTAAATGCTACAAATACGACGAGACAACGATCTGATGATAATTTAGTGAACGGTTTGCGAGATCTTAGTCACGAGCAACTCATACGGTTGATTATGGAGTTGGTATACGCGCAGGAAGACGGTACATTGCGCGAAAACGAAAAGCTTCGTTATAttctttcaaagaaaatatcagaCGCCGATATTCAACCGTTCATAGAGAAGTTGATTATCTTGaggcaaaatatttatgccaGTCTTGTATTTTCCCCTAATTTGAACGATGAATCTGCATACAATTGTGCTTACATACATCTTGATGCATTTCag aaaGCTCTAGTTGATCAGGGAAGAATACTACAAGAATCCCAGCACTGGGTCTCATTGATGCACTATGTATTAGAATCATGGAAAATCATCAGAGAATTACCCAAATGGGAGAATCAAGATCTTTGTAATATCACATGTAAATGTTTACAAAGTATGTCACAATTTTGTGCTGAAACTATAAGAAGAGGAAAATTTGAGACTTCAACTctggaaatttatattgaaag TCTTAAAACTATAGTCGAGGAATGCGAAGAATTTCAAATCTGCCTGCAGATGGCAAAAGAAGCAAAACATGAAACTTAg
- the LOC126855799 gene encoding germinal-center associated nuclear protein isoform X1, giving the protein MTMPVEPIIGRCLLMCPEKERRMREREGLLHKYEVDEETKDMRKRKADPTKIIKSFSRSAAGQDMTDPYSLRPPHVLLSTIRYLFTEIITRTDLDWTLIYDFVFDRLRSVRQDAVIQRIDITTNILLLEPIVRFHTYAAQRLCEKKVSEFDAKINNKHLLECLKQLLVLYDERDYKNRNNIEIHEALEKLALNDSRSEMEALYILLHIGDQEVLKRALTLSSDLSRNSPAIQIATKISLAWYLRNYVRVCYLAQQLPPILACAFFCNLQSFRRSVLQIMSFGYNSKVLTFPGLKLQKLLFYKDISRVQADCNLFGLTFTNENVLFQKSQFNEQVLQANPEMYYTSATLHKFIPKILLECTSN; this is encoded by the exons ATGACGATGCCCGTCGAACCAATAATAGGAAGATGCCTTTTAATGTGTCCGGAAAAAGAACGACGGAT gagagagagagagggtttGTTACACAAATATGAGGTTGATGAGGAAACAAAAGACATGAGGAAGCGTAAGGCTGATCCTACCAAAATTATAAAGAGTTTTAGTCGCTCTGCTGCTGGTCAAGATATGACAGATCCCTACTCGTTACGCCCGCCACATGTATTATTATCCACTATCCGATACTTATTCACCGA GATAATCACGCGAACGGATTTAGATTGGACATTAATATACGATTTTGTATTCGATCGATTGAGATCAGTGCGACAAGATGCTGTAATCCAAAGAATAGATATTACTACAAACATTCTTCTTTTAGAACCGATCGTCCGATTCCATACTTATGCTGCACAGAG GCTCTGCGAAAAAAAGGTTTCGGAAtttgatgcaaaaataaataataaacatttattagaaTGTCTCAAACAATTACTCGTATTATACGATGAacgagattataaaaatagaaataatatagaaatacacGAAGCACTCGAAAAATTAGCGTTAAACGACAGTCGATCGGAGATGGAAGCTTTATATATCCTTCTCCATATCGGAGATCAAGAAGTTTTAAAAAGAGCTCTTACTCTTTCTTCAGATCTGAG TAGAAATTCACCGGCAATTCAAATAGCCACGAAAATATCACTTGCTTGGTATCTAAGAAATTATGTTCGTGTTTGTTATTTGGCTCAACAATTACCTCCAATTTTGGCTTGtgcatttttttgtaacttaCAGAGTTTCAGAAG aagTGTTCTACAAATCATGAGTTTTGGCTATAATAGCAAAGTGCTGACATTTCCAGGACTAAAActacaaaaacttttattctataaagatATTAGTAGAGTCCAGGCAGATTGCAACTTATTTGGTTTGACATTTactaatgaaaatgttttatttcaaaaatcacAGTTTAACGAGCAAGTCTTGCAA gCCAATCCTGAGATGTATTACACTTCTGCCacgttacataaatttataccaAAAATTCTGTTGGAATGTACCTCtaattag
- the LOC126855799 gene encoding germinal-center associated nuclear protein isoform X2 has protein sequence MTMPVEPIIGRCLLMCPEKERRMREREGLLHKYEVDEETKDMRKRKADPTKIIKSFSRSAAGQDMTDPYSLRPPHVLLSTIRYLFTEIITRTDLDWTLIYDFVFDRLRSVRQDAVIQRIDITTNILLLEPIVRFHTYAAQRLCEKKVSEFDAKINNKHLLECLKQLLVLYDERDYKNRNNIEIHEALEKLALNDSRSEMEALYILLHIGDQEVLKRALTLSSDLRNSPAIQIATKISLAWYLRNYVRVCYLAQQLPPILACAFFCNLQSFRRSVLQIMSFGYNSKVLTFPGLKLQKLLFYKDISRVQADCNLFGLTFTNENVLFQKSQFNEQVLQANPEMYYTSATLHKFIPKILLECTSN, from the exons ATGACGATGCCCGTCGAACCAATAATAGGAAGATGCCTTTTAATGTGTCCGGAAAAAGAACGACGGAT gagagagagagagggtttGTTACACAAATATGAGGTTGATGAGGAAACAAAAGACATGAGGAAGCGTAAGGCTGATCCTACCAAAATTATAAAGAGTTTTAGTCGCTCTGCTGCTGGTCAAGATATGACAGATCCCTACTCGTTACGCCCGCCACATGTATTATTATCCACTATCCGATACTTATTCACCGA GATAATCACGCGAACGGATTTAGATTGGACATTAATATACGATTTTGTATTCGATCGATTGAGATCAGTGCGACAAGATGCTGTAATCCAAAGAATAGATATTACTACAAACATTCTTCTTTTAGAACCGATCGTCCGATTCCATACTTATGCTGCACAGAG GCTCTGCGAAAAAAAGGTTTCGGAAtttgatgcaaaaataaataataaacatttattagaaTGTCTCAAACAATTACTCGTATTATACGATGAacgagattataaaaatagaaataatatagaaatacacGAAGCACTCGAAAAATTAGCGTTAAACGACAGTCGATCGGAGATGGAAGCTTTATATATCCTTCTCCATATCGGAGATCAAGAAGTTTTAAAAAGAGCTCTTACTCTTTCTTCAGATCTGAG AAATTCACCGGCAATTCAAATAGCCACGAAAATATCACTTGCTTGGTATCTAAGAAATTATGTTCGTGTTTGTTATTTGGCTCAACAATTACCTCCAATTTTGGCTTGtgcatttttttgtaacttaCAGAGTTTCAGAAG aagTGTTCTACAAATCATGAGTTTTGGCTATAATAGCAAAGTGCTGACATTTCCAGGACTAAAActacaaaaacttttattctataaagatATTAGTAGAGTCCAGGCAGATTGCAACTTATTTGGTTTGACATTTactaatgaaaatgttttatttcaaaaatcacAGTTTAACGAGCAAGTCTTGCAA gCCAATCCTGAGATGTATTACACTTCTGCCacgttacataaatttataccaAAAATTCTGTTGGAATGTACCTCtaattag
- the LOC126855802 gene encoding mediator of RNA polymerase II transcription subunit 4 — MASSRSTREVLLSLVDDIELIAKEMIENTIAQKPSKLSSTEHAQLTELLVAKDNELKATLKRAAEQAKINLKMEALKAEVERQDQDIQQLQRQLKEAEQILATAIYQAKQKLQSIARANKRPVPSEELIKYAHRISATNAICAPLTWQQGDPRRPYPTDIEMRLGYLGRLSDLPLNGQLLGSHPGIPSDLHRAGHPAGEPPVSQSNQFAWHPSGEIHMSVGGQGSVAVNTHKQETEDVEVMSTDSSSSSSSDSQ; from the exons ATGGCATCAAGCAGAAGCACGAGAGAAGTTCTGTTATCATTAGTGGATGATATTGAGCTAATAGCAAA agaaatGATAGAAAACACAATCGCTCAAAAACCTTCAAAACTCTCTAGTACAGAACACGCTCAACTAACTGAATTGCTGGTTGCCAAGGATAATGAATTAAAGGCGACATTGAAACGAGCTGCCGAGCAAGCCAAGATTAATCTAAAGATGGAGGCTTTGAAAGCTGAAGTGGAGAGACAGGATCAAGATATTCAGCAACTGCAGAGGCAATTAAAGGAGGCAGAGCAGATCTTAGCTACTGCAATTTATcaagcaaaacaaaaattacagTCTATTGCACGTGCTAATAAGAGACCCGTTCCCTCGGAAGAGCTTATTAAATATGCACATAGGATAAGCGCAACCAATGCAATTTGTGCACCATTAACATGGCAGCAAGGAGATCCCAGAAGACCATATCCAACAG atattGAAATGAGATTAGGCTATCTAGGACGATTAAGTGATTTACCTTTAAATGGACAATTGTTAGGGTCTCATCCAGGTATACCATCTGATTTGCATAGAGCAGGACATCCTGCTGGAG AGCCACCTGTTTCACAATCAAATCAATTTGCTTGGCATCCATCAGGAGAGATTCATATGTCTGTTGGCGGCCAAGGGAGTGTGGCTGTGAATACACATAAACAAGAAACTGAAGATGTTGAAGTTATGTCTACAGATTCCTCGAGTAGCTCGTCCAGTGATTctcaataa
- the LOC126855795 gene encoding structural maintenance of chromosomes protein 3 produces MYIKQVIIQGFKSYREQTIVEPFDPRHNVVVGRNGSGKSNFFYAIQFVLSDEFSHLRPEQRQALLHEGTGPRVISAHVEIIFDNSDGRLPIDKDEVYLRRVIGSKKDQYFLNKKIVTRNDVMNLLESAGFSRSNPYYIVKQGKINQMATAPDSQRLKLLREVAGTRVYDDKREESKSILKETEGKLEKIEDFLRTIEERLKTLEEEKEELKEYQLWDKQRRCLEYTIHERELKENKKKLEDLEKSRANSGAEQVRLGAEAKTAQEMVRAATKRLKEAKKEVQSSKEERDTLSAEQQQLLKEKNKLTFTINDLLEEVKGDNDSKKRAQQELEKLKANITEREKELNDLKPKYDQMKRVEEECLRELQLKEQKRKELYAKQGRGSQFTTKDERDKWIQNELKQLTKQIKDKEEHYKKISDDLKRDAEKQIALEKKIGDHTREMERQRTSIDDHNKQYYELTKSKDQCQATRKEQYRQESVLQLNLSGLKEDLAKADQSLRSMAGKPILNGRDSVRKVLDTFRTRTDMAQEVSSYYGPVIENFNCDKSVYMAVEVTAGNRLFHHIVETDKFGTKILKEMNNQRLPGEVTFMPLNRLHVKEIDYPQTSDAIPMISKLNYDPKFDKALRYIFGKTLICRNLEAATTLARDSGLDCVTLEGDQVSSKGSLTGGYFNTLRSRLEIQKTRSELMSQISTLETQLTTLKDEIRKADQNISSYVSEMQKTETRNSKAKDIYDKMKAEIRIMKEELSAIERCRTPKERSLQQCKSSLEAMCATKDGLESELHQELMAQLSVADQHQVDTLNDDIRRLTKENKEAFAKRMQYEAEKNKLENLLTNNLVRRNDELIQALQEISVEDRQRQLDASKIQLADIEKRLMKVNEDIKAQNEKVTAAMKKQKSESSEVEKWKLKEKEAQEKIEADAKDFEKLASKLNILQQKIAECTQKITELGALPSQEIYNKFNNMSTKQLFKEMEKANNHLKKYSHVNKKALDQFMSFSDQKERLVKRKEELDRGDEKIKELMSVLEQRKCEAIQFTFKQVSKYFSEVFKKLVPSGHAQLVMKTADGDEGDDGTAEPSDSDRFIGVGIRVSFTAHRGEMREMNQLSGGQKSLVALALIFAIQKCDPAPFYLFDEIDQALDAQHRKAVADMIHELSSDAQFITTTFRPELLHHANKFYGVKFRNKVSHVECVTQEEAADFVEDDTTHG; encoded by the exons ATGTACATTAAACAG GTAATTATTCAAGGATTTAAATCGTATCGTGAACAGACAATTGTTGAGCCTTTTGATCCAAGGCACAATGTAGTAG TTGGTAGAAACGGGTCTGGCaagagtaattttttttatgccatTCAATTTGTCCTGAGCGATGAATTCTCCCATCTTAGACCCGAGCAGCGGCAAGCGCTGCTGCATGAAGGAACCGGACCTCGTGTTATATCTGCTCATGTagagattatatttgataattctgATGGGAGATTGccg atTGATAAAGATGAAGTCTATTTAAGAAGAGTGATTGGTTCCAAGAAGGAccaatattttcttaacaaaaagATAGTGACAAGAAACGatgtaatgaatttattagagTCGGCAGGATTTTCTAGATCTAATCCTTATTACATTGTGAAACAAGGAAAG ataaatcAAATGGCAACAGCACCAGATTCAcagagattaaaattattaagagaagTGGCAGGCACTAGAGTATACGATGATAAGAGGGAAGAATCAAAATCCATTTTGAAAGAAACAGAAGGAAAActagaaaaaattgaagattttcTACGAACTAtag aggAGCGTTTAAAGACActcgaggaagagaaagaggaattgAAAGAGTATCAACTCTGGGACAAACAACGTCGTTGCTTGGAATATACTATTCATGAACGCGAactcaaagaaaataaaaagaaattagaagaTCTCGAGAAGTCAAGGGCAAATAGTGGAGCTGAACAGGTGAGGTTGGGAGCAGAAGCAAAAACTGCGCAAGAGATGGTACGTGCAGCTACAAAACGATTAAAGGAAGCAAAAAAGGAAGTACAGTCTTCCAAGGAGGAGAGAGACACTCTTAG tgcGGAGCAACAGCagttattaaaagagaaaaacaaattgaCTTTTACTATTAATGACTTACTGGAGGAAGTAAAAGGTGATAATGATAGCAAGAAACGAGCTCAACAAGAATTGGAAAAGTTAAAAGCTAATATTACTGAACGGGAAAAGGAATTAAACGATCTTAAGCCAAAA TATGATCAAATGAAACGCGTCGAGGAAGAGTGTTTACgagaattacaattaaaagagCAGAAACGTAAAGAATTATATGCTAAACAAGGTCGTGGCAGTCAATTCACCActaag GATGAAAGAGATAAATGGATTCAAAATGAGCTTAAACAGCTCACCAaacagataaaagataaagaggagcattacaaaaaaattagcgATGATTTAAAGCGCGATGCCGAGAAACAGATCGCTCTGGAAAAAAAGATAGGAGATCACACACGCGAGATGGAACGACAGCGCACATCGATAGACGatcataataaacaatattacgaGCTCACTAAATCGAAGGATCAGTGTCAAGCCACTCGAAAAGAACA ATACCGACAAGAAAGTGTactgcaattaaatttatctggTCTAAAGGAAGATTTAGCGAAAGCAGATCAGAGCTTAAGATCTATGGCTGGCAAACCTATTTTGAATGGCAGAGACAGTGTACGTAAAGTACTAGACACTTTCcg TACGAGGACAGATATGGCCCAAGAAGTGAGCAGTTACTATGGACCTGTAATTGAGAACTTTAATTGCGACAAGAGCGTTTATATGGCTGTTGAAGTAACTGCTGGGAACCGATTGTTTCATCATATTGTGGAAACTGATAAATTCGGcacaaaaatcttaaaagaaatGAACAATCAACGATTGCCAGGAGAAGTGACTTTTATGCCTTTAAATAGACTTCACGTGAAGGAAATTGATTATCCTCAGACCAGTGATGCTATACCCATGATATCCAAGTTGAATTATGATCCTAAATTTGATAAGGCATtaag atatatatttgggAAAACTTTAATCTGCCGTAATTTGGAAGCAGCTACGACTTTGGCACGAGATTCTGGTTTAGATTGTGTTACATTAGAAGGAGATCAAGTTTCATCCAAAGGTTCCTTAACTGGTGGTTATTTCAATACGCTCAGATCACGGCTTGAAATACAGAAAACCAGATCGGAATTAATGTCTCAAATTTCTACTCTCGAGACTCAATTAACGACGCTTAAGGATGAAATCAGAAAAGCTGATCAAAATATCAGTTCTTATGTTAGCGAAATGCAGAAAACTGAAACTAGAAATAGTAAAGCCAA agatatatatgacaaaatgAAAGCAGAAATACGTATTATGAAGGAAGAGTTGAGCGCGATAGAAAGGTGTCGAACACCTAAAGAAAGAAGCCTTCAACAGTGCAAATCAAGTTTAGAAGCGATGTGTGCGACTAAAGACGGCCTGGAAAGTGAATTACATCAGGAACTTATGGCGCAATTATCTGTCGCTGATCAGCATCAG GTCGATACCTTAAATGATGATATAAGGCGTTTAACGAAGGAAAACAAGGAAGCATTTGCAAAACGAATGCAATATGAAGCAGAAAAGAAtaagttggaaaatttattaacaaacaaCTTAGTGAGAAGAAATGACGAGCTAATTCAAGCTTTACAAGAGATATCGGTTGAAGATCGACAGCGACAACTCGACGCGTCCAAGATCCAGTTGGCGGATATTGAAAAGAGATTAATGAAAGTAAATGAGGATATTAAAGCGCAGAATGAAAAAGTTACTGCTGCTATGAAAAAA CAAAAATCAGAATCTTCTGAAGTcgaaaaatggaaattgaaagaaaaagaagcacAGGAGAAAATAGAAGCTGACGCAAAAGATTTCGAGAAACTAGCGagcaaattaaatatcttgcagCAAAAAATAGCAGAGTGTACACAGAAAATTACTGAGCTAGGCGCACTGCCGagtcaagaaatttataataaatttaataatatgtccACAAAACAGCTCTTTAAAGAAATGGAAAAGGCAaacaatcatttaaaaaaatacag ccATGTAAATAAGAAAGCCTTGGATCAATTCATGTCCTTCAGCGACCAAAAAGAAAGACTAGTAAAACGAAAGGAAGAACTAGATCGAGGcgacgagaaaataaaagaactcATGTCAGTACTCGAACAGCGCAAGTGCGAGGCGATACAATTTACGTTTAAACAG GTGAGTAAATATTTCAGCGAAGTTTTCAAAAAACTTGTACCTTCGGGGCATGCGCAATTAGTCATGAAAACTGCGGATGGCGACGAAGGAGATGATGGTACAGCGGAGCCATCTGATTCTGATAGATTTATTGGTGTtg gTATAAGAGTATCATTCACGGCACATAGAGGCGAAATGCGAGAGATGAATCAACTCTCTGGTGGACAAAAGTCACTTGTAGCATTGGCATTGATATTCGCGATTCAAAAATGCGATCCGGCACCATTTTATTTGTTCGATGAAATCGATCAGGCGTTGGATGCACAACATAGAAAGGCGGTAGCGGATATGATCCACGAGCTTAGTTCGGATGCACAATTCATTACCACGACTTTCAG ACCGGAATTGCTGCATCatgcgaataaattttatggagTAAAGTTCAGAAATAAAGTTTCGCACGTCGAATGTGTGACGCAGGAAGAAGCTGCCGACTTCGTCGAGGACGATACAACGCACGGttga
- the LOC126856124 gene encoding stress-induced-phosphoprotein 1 encodes MEDKVVLLKEKGNAALQEGKFDEAVKHYSDAIVLDGNNHVLYSNRSAAYAKSGKYQLALEDAEKTINLKPDWGKGYSRKGSALAYLGKYDEAIKAYEKGLQFDPNNEQLKSSLAEVRAQKTAAEANPFNAPDVFVKLANDPRTKKFLYDRDYLRTLQELQNNPQSLGTKLQDSRVLTTLSVLLGMGSDMGEPMETEPMNPPEPPKPKPEPKPEKKEEDNLPPEKRQALEEKKLGNEAYKKKSFEEALEHYNKAVELDPTEIIYLLNIAAVYFEQKEYEKCIAQCEKAIEVGRENRADFKLIAKAFTRIGHAYKKMENWKQAKVYYEKSMSEHRTPEIKTLLSDIDKIIKEEERKAYIDPVKAEEEKELGNQKYKDGDYPAAIKHYSEAIRRNPDDPKYYSNRAACYTKLAAFDLGLKDCEKVVELDPKFIKGWIRKGKILQAMQQPGKALTAYQKALELDPQNNEALDGYRSCAMSTSSNPEEVRKRAMADPEVQSILRDPAMRLILEQMQSDPRALQDHLKNPDIAAKLQKLLESGLIAIH; translated from the exons ATGGAGGATAAG GTGGTTCTTTTGAAGGAGAAAGGAAATGCTGCTTTACAAGAGGGCAAGTTCGATGAAGCCGTGAAACACTATTCAGACGCCATCGTCTTGGATGGCAATAATCATGTCCTTTACAGCAATCGCTCGGCGGCGTACGCGAAGTCTGGAAAATATCAGCTTGCGTTGGAAGATGCGGAGAAGACTATCAATTTGAAGCCGGATTGGGGAAAGGGTTACTCGCGCAAGGGTAGCGCCCTTGCCTATCTGGGCAAGTACGACGAAGCCATCAAGGCTTACGAGAAAGGTTTACAGTTTGATCCCAACAATGAGCAACTCAAGAGCAGTCTCGCCGAAGTGAGAGCGCAGAAAACAGCCGCCGAAGCCAATCCTTTCAATGCGCCCGATGTTTTTGTGAAGCTAGCAAACGATCCCAGAACGAAAAAGTTTCTGTACGATCGTGATTATCTAAGGACATTGCAAGAATTACAAAACAATCCACAGAGTCTTGGTACTAAGCTCCAAGACAGCAGAGTGCTCACCACTCTTAGTGTACTTTTAGGCATGGGCTCTGATATGGGGGAACCGATGGAAACCGAGCCGATGAATCCGCCGGAACCACCAAAACCTAAACCGGAACCCAAGCCCgagaagaaggaggaggacAATCTTCCACCTGAGAAGAGACAAGCTTTAGAGGAAAAGAAATTGGGTAACGAGGCTTACAAGAAGAAAAGTTTCGAGGAGGCTCTAGAACATTACAATAAAGCTGTAGAGTTAGACCCGACAGAGATTATTTATCTGTTGAATATAGCGGCAGTGTACTTTGAACAGAAAGAATATGAGAAATGTATCGCTCAATGTGAGAAAGCTATCGAAGTCGGTAGGGAAAATAGAGcggatttcaaattaatagcTAAAGCGTTCACAAGAATCGGTCACGCttacaaaaaaatggaaaattggaAGCAGGCCAAAGTATATTATGAAAAGTCCATGTCCGAACATAGAACTCCGGAAATTAAAACCTTACTATcagatatagataaaataatcaaggaggaggagagaaagGCTTATATCGATCCAGTCAAAGcggaggaagagaaggaacTTGGTAATCAAAAGTACAAAGACGGTGACTATCCTGCAGCCATAAAGCATTATTCCGAGGCGATCCGAAGGAATCCGGACGATCCCAAGTATTATAGTAACAGAGCGGCTTGTTATACCAAATTAGCGGCATTCGATCTTGGCTTGAAGGATTGCGAGAAGGTCGTTGAGTTGGACCCGAAATTCATCAAGGGTTGGattagaaaaggaaaaattctGCAGGCCATGCAACAGCCGGGAAAAGCTCTGACGGCATATCAAAAGGCTTTGGAATTAGATCCACAAAACAACGAAGCGTTGGATGGCTATCGCTCTTGCGCTATGTCCACTAGTTCTAATCCAGAAGAAGTCAGAAAAAGAGCAATGGCGGATCCGGAAGTTCAAAGTATATTGCGAGATCCGGCTATGAGGTTGATCCTAGAACAAATGCAAAGCGATCCAAGAGCTTTACAGGA tCACTTGAAGAACCCCGATATAGCTGCAAAGTTACAAAAACTTTTGGAATCTGGTCTTATAGCTATTCATTGA
- the LOC126855977 gene encoding NF-kappa-B inhibitor cactus-like: MWYSPSKTAASMEEHSREDNRRQRDDSGLATADDDSGFLSVGNVQFCSDEICDAGLRSRQTPSEGLQDEERQQQQRVASIIPEAAIASSSPTTIVKESIRITDSGVVDVELSDDLDRLTLSRGSIQLEPKILELSHVDATSAHGQQQLGDDQCSIINKDLWQFYSKDADGDTQLHIAIMQGYVEGALILINLTPHPHLLNIMNDHLQSPLHLAVLTQQPLIVRRLVLAGADLSLRNFRGNTALHLACANGDLACAKALTDPLYPMERNKLMPGQEVPALPQNLEQINYNGEMCLHVAVANGHVNLVRLLLRLGADLEAKECLAGRTALHLAVERKCWPIIIFLLKECEPCLNTKTYSGLTAYQLALYTDRQLARELLRHGAKPEPLPDSDSESSDDELNYVSPILQLKNLQRLKV, translated from the exons ATGTGGTACTCTCCGAGCAAGACCGCTGCTTCGATGGAGGAGCATTCGCGTGAGGATAACAGGAGGCAGCGGGATGACAGTGGATTGGCAACAGCTGACGACGATTCCGGGTTCCTGTCAGTCGGCAACGTGCAATTTTGCAGCGACGAGATTTGCGACGCGGGGTTGCGGTCACGACAAACCCCCTCGGAGGGTCTGCAGGACGAGGAGCGGCAACAGCAGCAACGAGTCGCGTCGATAATACCGGAAGCGGCGATTGCCTCCTCGTCGCCGACGACAATTGTAAAGGAGTCAATCAGAATCACTGACAGCGGCGTCGTGGACGTTGAGCTCAGCGATGACCTGGACCGGCTCACCCTGAGCAGAGGATCGATTCAACTCGAGCCGAAGATCCTCGAGCTGTCACACGTGGACGCGACCAGTGCACATGGACAGCAACAGCTGGGTGACGATCAGTGTTCGATAATCAATAAGGATCTCTGGCAGTTTTATTCCAAGGATGCCGACGGTGACAC GCAATTGCACATCGCGATCATGCAGGGCTACGTGGAGGGTGCGCTGATTCTGATAAACCTAACGCCTCATCCACATTTGTTGAACATCATGAACGACCACCTGCAATCACCCTTGCATCTGGCGGTGCTGACGCAGCAACCACTGATTGTCAGGCGTCTAGTCCTGGCGGGCGCCGATCTATCCCTGAGGAATTTCCGCGGAAACACGGCTCTTCATCTGGCCTGCGCGAACGGAGATCTCGCTTGCGCCAAGGCTCTCACGGACCCATTGTATCCGATGGAGAGGAATAAGCTGATGCCCGGGCAGGAAGTACCCGCCTTACCTCAAAATTTGGAGCAAATTAACTATAACG gtGAGATGTGCTTGCATGTGGCGGTTGCTAACGGACATGTGAATCTAGTACGTCTTCTGCTGCGTCTCGGCGCCGATCTCGAGGCGAAGGAGTGCCTGGCGGGAAGAACGGCACTTCATCTTGCAGTAGAACGTAAATGTTGGCCGATAATTATCTTCTTACTGAAAGAGTGCGAACCTTGTCTGAACACGAAGACATATAGCGGTCTGACGGCATATCAATTGGCCCTGTATACCGATAGACAGCTCGCCAGGGAGCTGCTGCGACACGGCGCGAAGCCGGAGCCGTTGCCGGATTCGGATTCCGAGAGCAGCGACGACGAGTTGAATTACGTGTCTCCGATTCTTCAGCTGAAAAACCTGCAGAGATTAAAGGtctaa